A window of Solanum stenotomum isolate F172 unplaced genomic scaffold, ASM1918654v1 scaffold23186, whole genome shotgun sequence contains these coding sequences:
- the LOC125851172 gene encoding uncharacterized protein LOC125851172 has protein sequence MTSRQVQLKMQFQSTRKGDLETIESYVNKLKSIANSLAEIDSPISDLDMVLQLLAGLPIEYLPLKNTISSKWPLPTFQDACSMVYMQEDILLQDHEQSSGFCTKDTFYTVVDTVGVVVGAVGAVGTICAGVGALGTAAGAVITVNASRIIVGSAITAVAGWKIWQRK, from the exons ATGACTTCCAGGCAAGTTCAACTGAAAATGCAATTTCAAAGTACCAGAAAAGGGGATCTCGAAACAATCGAATCCTATGTGAATAAATTGAAATCCATAGCCAATTCTCTAGCAGAAATCGACAGTCCGATCTCAGATTTAGACATGGTGTTGCAACTTCTTGCTGGTTTGCCTATTGAATACTTGCCCCTCAAAAACACAATATCATCAAAGTGGCCTCTACCCACTTTTCAAGACGCTTGTTCCATGGTCTACATGCAAGAGGACATATTATTACAG GATCATGAGCAATCGTCTGGTTTTTGTACCAAAGATACGTTCTATACTGTAGTGGATACAGTGGGTGTTGTTGTTGGTGCAGTTGGTGCAGTAGGTACTATCTGCGCTGGAGTTGGTGCATTGGGTACTGCCGCTGGTGCAGTTATTACTGTGAATGCATCCAGGATAATTGTAGGTAGTGCAATAACTGCCGTGGCTGGCTGGAAAATTTGGCAACGCAAGTAA